The sequence CACCGGGCGGCCAGGTCGGCCTGGGTGACTCCCATCCTAACGCGCCGTTCAATAATGGCCGTTAGAAGGCGGTACTCAGGCTCCAAGGCGTTGTATTCCTTTTTGAAGTCCGGATTTTTCAGTAGTTCTGCTTTCAGGTCGCGCCATTTCATCGAAGGCTTCTCCTTTGCAGGTAGTCTTTCATCCGGGCTGCCGCCGTTTGTAGC is a genomic window of Bacillota bacterium containing:
- a CDS encoding helix-turn-helix transcriptional regulator, which gives rise to MKWRDLKAELLKNPDFKKEYNALEPEYRLLTAIIERRVRMGVTQADLAARCGTTQSVIARMESGRANPSVAFLKKLANALDADLDISIRPR